From the Malus domestica chromosome 17, GDT2T_hap1 genome, one window contains:
- the LOC103404373 gene encoding uncharacterized protein — protein MTTTTMIKGLVHFVFAVYLVSLPSGIQLPVDGRVLLLKKPDPENAAATARWLVAQNSWGVLNTISSELEGAPFGNVVSFSDGEPGKGSGIPYFYLTTLDPTARNALKDPRASLTISEHPVGTCGKTDPENPTCAKLTLNGKLKLADPKETEFAISALFTKHPEMKDWPKGHNFQFFKLDIEHIFLIDWFGGPKPLTVDQYLHPKTTENVWIRGLLVI, from the exons atgacgacgacgacgatgatCAAAGGGCTTGTTCACTTCGTGTTCGCAGTCTACTTGGTTTCTCTACCGTCGGGTATCCAACTGCCTGTGGATGGGCGGGTTCTCTTGCTGAAGAAACCCGACCCGGAAAATGCTGCCGCCACTGCTCGCTGGTTGGTCGCTCAGAATTCCTGGGGCGTCTTGAA TACTATCTCAAGTGAATTGGAAGGAGCACCCTTCGG GAATGTGGTTTCATTTAGCGATGGAGAACCTGGAAAAGGCAGTGGTATCCCTTACTTCTACTTGACAACTCTTGATCCGACTGCAAGAAATGCACTGAAAGATCCAAGAGCTTCGTTGACAATTAGCGAGCATCCTGTTGGAACCTGTGGCAAGACGGACCCAGAGAATCCCACTTGTGCAAAGCTTACACTTAACGGGAAG CTGAAGCTTGCGGATCCCAAAGAAACAGAATTTGCTATAAGTGCCTTGTTCACAAAGCATCCGGAGATGAAGG ACTGGCCCAAGGGTCACAACTTCCAGTTCTTCAAATTAGACATCGAGCATATCTTTCTGATCGATTGGTTTGGCGGTCCAAAACCTCTCACGGTCGATCAGTACCTTCATCCCAAAAC GACAGAGAACGTCTGGATTCGAGGATTACTCGTGATCTAA
- the LOC103404374 gene encoding uncharacterized protein yields MGFLTFAAAGGGLILMGSYEAISSSIRNPDSDSSPPSPPQPPIRPPMAQSQAKTQSRLSSIYYLAAAVVSLLFILNSLVSFFDALDSADPVGSAMQLQVLAIASLFLLYAVTGLVVNFTNSTLPCSLLSLVGLFAFVEEFLMFYMQRKDTFGIENRYFDLLLVPIAVCIFSTMLEFNNPKSNYPKLARGVGLVLQGMWFLQMGISLYTNFMAHGCSLHEKSRGNYTVKCKGHPEYHRARAIVTLQFNCHLAFVVVVVVGVYSIIARKRGGFRGDVPHYKPLGAEIHQFDNQSQFTLDSDDGDDEVKEEGNSAMQKAGEVELGVNGYGSHK; encoded by the coding sequence ATGGGTTTTCTCACATTCGCCGCCGCAGGCGGCGGCCTGATCTTGATGGGCTCGTACGAAGCCATTTCCTCCTCAATCCGAAACCCAGATTCAGATTCATCTCCGCCGTCGCCGCCTCAACCTCCGATTCGTCCCCCGATGGCGCAGTCGCAAGCGAAAACCCAGTCTCGGTTGTCGTCGATTTATTACCTGGCCGCCGCCGTTGTTTCGTTGCTGTTCATCTTGAACTCTTTGGTTTCGTTCTTCGACGCGCTGGACTCAGCGGACCCAGTCGGCTCGGCTATGCAATTGCAAGTGCTGGCGATCGCGTCGCTGTTCTTGCTCTACGCAGTTACGGGCCTTGTGGTAAATTTCACGAATTCAACTCTACCTTGTTCGTTGCTTAGTTTGGTCGGTCTTTTCGCTTTCGTTGAAGAATTTTTAATGTTTTACATGCAAAGAAAGGACACTTTCGGAATCGAAAATCGGTACTTTGATCTGCTGCTTGTGCCAATTGCTGTGTGTATATTTTCTACAATGCTTGAATTCAACAACCCCAAATCGAATTATCCGAAATTGGCTCGTGGGGTTGGCTTGGTTCTGCAAGGAATGTGGTTTCTGCAAATGGGCATTTCTTTGTACACCAACTTCATGGCGCACGGATGCTCGTTGCACGAAAAGAGTAGAGGGAATTACACTGTGAAGTGCAAGGGGCACCCTGAGTATCACAGGGCTAGAGCCATCGTCACGCTTCAGTTTAACTGCCATCTTGCTTTTgtggtggttgtggttgtggGAGTGTACTCGATTATTGCCAGGAAGCGTGGCGGATTTCGGGGTGATGTTCCGCACTATAAGCCGCTTGGCGCAGAGATACATCAGTTTGATAATCAGAGCCAATTTACTTTGGATTCTGATGATGGCGATGATGAGGTTAAAGAGGAGGGGAATTCGGCAATGCAGAAAGCCGGCGAAGTGGAATTGGGTGTCAACGGCTATGGTTCTCATAAGTAA
- the LOC103404375 gene encoding protein NRT1/ PTR FAMILY 5.9: MAGSGGKRFGNSCILLIVIAGMERFAYKGVASNLVTYLTDVVQMSNSAAAKTVNSWCGFTSMLPLLVAPLVDSYWDRYPTILASSFLYVAGLVALTSTAFTRASSAANKTSSNSSFLFWSLYLISVGQGGYNPSLQAFGADQLDSEEELPSSKDDQKSNKKSVFFQWWYFGVCSGSLMGVTLMSYIQDTFGWILGFAIPMISMVISIVVFSCGSRIYTYRENDQAMDYKPVFNIAQTIKAAALKLMKCRITLPNETNVTELELQEKPLCHQNISSTASLVENPKSRFYVIENAKVLLRLLPIWIMLLMFAVIFQQPPTFFTKQGMTMKRNIGSNFKIPPATLQSAITLSIILLMPLYDKIMIPITRLVTCSEKGISVMQRMGIGMFVSVIAMAIAAVVETKRLKISREMEMRGSQSETVPLSIFWLLPQYILLGISDIFTVVGMQEFFYSEVPGRMRTMAFALYTSVFGVGSYLSTFLIATVEAVTSSEGRQSWFSDDMGEARLDKYYWFLASLSALSFVFYVILSTFYTSKKDLDLENETCK; the protein is encoded by the exons ATGGCTGGATCAGGAGGAAAAAGATTCGGCAACTCTTGCATTCTGCTGATAG TGATTGCTGGGATGGAGAGATTTGCGTACAAAGGAGTGGCATCGAATTTAGTTACTTATTTAACCGATGTGGTACAAATGAGCAACTCTGCGGCGGCCAAGACGGTGAACAGTTGGTGTGGGTTCACATCCATGCTCCCACTCTTAGTTGCACCCCTTGTTGACTCTTACTGGGACAGATATCCCACCATCTTGGCCTCTTCTTTCCTCTATGTTGCA GGGCTTGTGGCATTGACATCAACAGCATTCACCCGGGCATCATCTGCTGCAAACAAAACAAGTTCCAATTCATCATTTCTGTTTTGGTCTCTGTATTTGATTTCTGTTGGTCAAGGTGGATACAACCCATCTCTACAAGCATTTGGAGCAGACCAACTGGACAGTGAAGAGGAACTCCCTAGCAGCAAAGATGACCAAAAATCTAACAAAAAGAGTGTGTTTTTTCAGTGGTGGTATTTTGGTGTTTGCAGTGGCAGCCTCATGGGTGTCACTCTCATGTCCTACATTCAAGACACTTTTGGTTGGATTCTAGGTTTCGCCATCCCCATGATATCGATGGTTATATCCATCGTGGTATTTTCCTGTGGAAGCCGAATCTATACATATAGAGAGAATGATCAGGCCATGGATTATAAGCCTGTTTTCAACATAGCTCAAACCATCAAGGCAGCTGCATTAAAGCTAATGAAATGCAGAATCACATTACCAAATGAAACTAATGTTACTGAGCTAGA GCTTCAAGAGAAACCGCTTTGCCATCAAAATATTAGCAGCACAGCGAGCTTGGTTGAGAATCCCAAAAGCCGCTTCTACGTGATTGAAAATGCAAAAGTGCTTTTGAGGCTTCTGCCAATATGGATTATGCTTTTGATGTTTGCGGTAATTTTCCAACAGCCTCCAACATTTTTCACCAAACAAGGCATGACAATGAAGAGGAACATTGGAAGCAACTTCAAGATTCCACCAGCAACTCTGCAAAGTGCTATTACACTTTCCATAATCCTCCTGATGCCTCTGTATGACAAAATAATGATCCCGATTACGCGTCTGGTTACATGTAGCGAAAAGGGTATCAGCGTGATGCAACGGATGGGGATTGGAATGTTCGTTTCGGTCATAGCAATGGCCATTGCAGCGGTTGTGGAAACAAAAAGGCTCAAGATCAGCAGGGAAATGGAAATGCGGGGATCTCAATCCGAGACTGTGCCGTTAAGCATCTTCTGGCTGCTGCCACAGTACATTCTTTTGGGCATTTCAGACATTTTCACCGTTGTTGGAATGCAAGAGTTTTTTTACTCTGAAGTTCCGGGAAGAATGAGAACAATGGCCTTTGCATTGTACACTAGTGTTTTTGGGGTGGGAAGTTACCTGAGTACCTTTTTGATTGCAACAGTTGAAGCAGTTACAAGTTCAGAAGGAAGGCAGAGCTGGTTCTCTGATGACATGGGTGAAGCTAGGCTTGACAAATACTACTGGTTCTTGGCATCACTAAGTGCACTTAGCTttgtgttttatgtaattttgtcTACGTTTTACACAAGTAAGAAGGATCTGGATTTGGAAAATGAAacctgtaaataa